TGGCTGTTTGACCAGCCAGGCTCTCCTGGCTGGAGAAAAGGGCAGACCTGTATTTGGGGATGTATCTGGGGGACCTGCAAGCTCCCTGCTCCGTGCCTCTCATCGGGGTTTtctaaggagaaagaaatgaaatgagggCTGGTCCGCGTATCGGTTTCATATTACTGCCGTGTTACTGACTTGGAGATGGCTCACGTGGGAGCGCAGAGTCAACAGCACCGAGCCTGCGCTGTGGCTTTCACCGGACCTGTTTCACCGTGGCAGGATGAAAGCCAACTGAGATAACGGCTCTGCAAAACCTTGCTGTTGTCCTCCCTGGCCCGGGATCTCCTCCACCGTATGGATCCACACACCGCTCAGGACAGACGGACCGGGCACGGCCAGGCTAGGAGCGTGCAGCGAAGTGAGCCGTGGGTGCTCGGTGTGTGCCCAGGCTGGGACAGGCCACCATCTGCCCATGTCCCCAACGGGGATTCGCTCCTGCAGAGTGTCCCAAGAGAGGTCCCTGCCCCACGATACGTGTATTTAGAGCCCAGGGCAACCATGCTCTATGGAAAGCAGcaattaaactaaaaaaaaaccaaaacaggttCTTTATTAAGGTGCATGAATACAGACTCCATCCAAGCCCTGAGATGATCCACCGACCGCGGTGTCCAACCCATCCATGAGTTTATcatcagagaaaagaaattgcgGAGCCACCGAGCGCGGCGGGGGCTTGCAGGCTGCCGGGGCGACCCCCCTGTCCCCGCATCATCCCTGGCTGAGCTCGTGCACGTCCTGGCGACCTTGACACGCTCATCTGGCTTCGGTAGCGCTTTTAATCGGCGTTCTGTCCTTACTGGCGTCCTACCTGCTCTGGGAGCAGACTTGGAGTCTCCAGCCGGCCACCGCTGCCTCCGGGTGAGCcaagctcctgctgcagccaacAAGGTTTGCACTTGCGGCTGAACGCCAGGCCACCATCTGAGCAGATAAATCACTCCTCGGCGGGTTCCTGGGGCCCGGGACTGCCGTATCGCCGTCCTCTCCAGAGATGGCAGCAcgtccccagccagggctgggctccGAGCCGGCCTGAGCACGCTGGCACAGCCACTGCAAGGAGGGGGCTACCACTctcccccccagctgcccccttGGGCAACCCACTTTTTAGTGCCCAAACACATATGGTTTGGGGCTTCAGGAGTTACACCAAAGCTTGGAGCCCTTTCCTATTCATGACCTTGGAAAAAACGAGAATACAATTCAAATTCAAATAGAAAATCTCTGCAACACGCGGTTTAGTTGTAAATGTTGctaagcagaaaacaaaaaagctcagAGGCTCAGGGCTCTCCGGCCAAACGCCGGGGAGGTGAGAGCCGCTGTGTGATCCCTCCCCGATcgcatcctcctcctgctcagtCATTCCCGGCGGGCCCCCTCCGTGCCAGATTGCTCCTGTGCTGGCAATCCTCAAAGGGACGGACCTAATGCTTAATGGAGGCAATAAGGAGATGCCGCTCAGCTCAAGGCTGTGGCTCACACCAACCATGCTCTTTTTGGGGCTGTTGTGCCATGCCCACTGCCCTCCGGCACCGCCGGCTGCACTGTCCCACACTCACACGTCACCGGTGTCACCAGCATCACCTAACCCTGCATCCCGCTCCTTCCCTGGATGCAAATCGAGCATGGtcagggttggttttttttttcagctcatgAAATCCAGGCGTAACTTCATACAAGCTCATTTCCCAGCAAATTGTCTAGTTCTTGCAAAAAGCCCTTTATTTTATTGTCCGCCTGCATTTTTTCAGCCATTCTGGAAGCAGGAAGGCGCGTGCCTGGGCAAGCAGCAGCGCCGGGGCTGCCAGGCACCCGAGCCAGGGCGTTCAGCCCACGGGGCTGTAAGACACAACCAGCCGGTGAGcggtttcattattttttttttaacccctgCACCCGGGCGCTTGCACAGGACAGCAAGCCAAGGCACTGAAACCCGGACCTGCCGCGCCGGTGCTCAGCCCTGCTTTTCCGGGGAGGTGAGTGAGGCTGCTGGTAGCACTGGTGTGCATGGTAAGGGACGGGGCTGGGaaggctttggaagaaaaatgatgtCTGGCTTTGCTAAACACAAGTCAGATGGGGTTTTTGGTTTAGAAGGGTTGAAATCCACCCATGCAGTCCATCCCTCCACACACAGGAGGGCTGGTCTCCTCCCTGCCCGTGGTGCCGAAGCCATCCTTGAAAACCcaccagggatggggcaggatcCTGGCGCCCTCCCCAACCGTAGGCAGCAAACTCCAGAGGTCGAGTCCTCTTGGCTGCAGGGTTTTTATGAAATTCATGCGGCTTTCCTACAAGCCCAGAGTTTTTTCTCCAAGTAGGCCAACCCTGGAAATCTTCTCTTAGGGAAAACAATGCCAACGACCCTTGGGAGGACATATGGTCCTTGTTAGAGGCAAGACACCCGAGGTAAACATGGAAGCAAGagagcaagaggaagaaaacaaacacttccCAAGAAACAGATTGTACCAAGTGGCACGTTCCTGGTTTTGAGCTcagaaaggggaggggaaaaaaaaaaaaaaaccccagcaattTTCCTATTATTGCAAAAATATCCCATCAGAAGCGACTGTCGGTTGAGAAGCATGAAGCCCCAAATGGGTATTTAAGACTCCATTAGCTGCCAGGAAAATGAGCTCCAGAAGATGCCAAAACCCCTTCCTGAGCCATGACACGCACCACCAGAAAGGAGTGGGAGGCTGGGAAAAGCCTTGGAGCAACCACCCTACGGGGTGCCTTCTGCTCGGAAAAGGTCTCCAGACGAGCAGAGCGCAGCCTCTGTAAGAAGCTCGGATGGACCACGACAGGATTCGGCCTCCGCTCCATTTTTAACCTGATTTTTGAGAAAACCACAGAGAGCTGAAGGTGCCAGGGTCCCATCCAGCCCTCCGGAAGCCAACAGGATCGCTCCCATCATCAGATGTATCCACATGCTTTGGTGCTCTGCCGGATCAGGTCTGCAGGAGGGGAGTTACAAGAGGTCCCAGGACATGTGTTTTTCTGGCCCACCTGCGTGGAGGGTTAGTCTGGAAGTCGGCTAAGACACCTTTCCCTCCGTCACACCCATTGCCTTGGCCATGGGAACGGGGAAGGCTGGAGCTGTGGGTGCCTTGTCAGCGGCAGGGTGACTGCACGTCCTCCCCGCCGCGCTGAAGAAGCCTTTGAGCTGTGTGACGAAGGAAACCAAAGCGAGGAATAGGAACAGCCCATCGGAAATGGAGGTACTGTCACAAACCGCAGCTCACCCGGCCCTGGAGTTTGCTGTATACCATATTTCCTTTACGAAGTTCCTGTTACAAAAGcaaggtttaaaaaataacagccAAAATGTGCTTAAGGCAGCAGTCTGCTGGGTCCATGCTGGTGTCGATCAATGCTGCACCCTTTCACCGGGGTTTGGGGGGACCAGAGCACTTTGCAAGGACAGTTTCCCCTTAGGCTGTGAATGAAGGGGTACACCTGAGCCCCACCGGGCTCCCCACTGAGCCAGATCCCAGCTTGGAGGCCAAGGGCAAAGGCTTTGCTCCCAGAAAGGTGGGGAGAGGATCTGGGGAAATAACCATGCAACAGCGAGAGCTTCCTGTGCCCTCTGCCGAGGCTGAAGCCTCAGCAGAAGGAGCTTTCCTGGAGCTGGTATCCAGGGCAGATGAGCCGCACTCAGCCAGGCTTGCAGTGGGAAAAGGGGTTCCCTCCGATGTCCCCCCAACACCCCACTCATGACCAGACACCAGCTGCAGACTGCACCCCCATGGGGACCTTTGATGATGTATAGGAGAGGGGGGCAGTGGGGACACGGTGTGGGGCTGGCCATGGGGCAGGGTGTTCTCTGTGGGCTCTGGGTGCCGCTGGGGCCATGGGGGACCCACCCGCACAGCCCACGCTCAGCTGTGGCTCCCCGGTAGCCCGCCCCGCACCAGGCCAGCGGAGTCGGCACCGGGGCTCGTGGTGCTTTGGGGTCCTCGGACCAGCACCGGGGCTCGCGGCCCAGCCAGGACTCCCAGGGTGGCACCGGCACCACGGCTCAACGTGAACTGGGTGCTCCCAGATGGGCACCGGGTATCACCCTGAGTCGGGGAGTACCGGATCGGCACCGGCTCTTGGCTGTGCCTCTCGGGGATCCCAGAGTGGCACCGGGGCGAGCCCGGCATCGGGGCTCCCGCAGCAGCGCCGGGTCTCCCGTCCCGGCACGGGGGCTCGACGTGCCTCGGGGCTCCCGGCCCGGTACTGGGGCTAGCCCAGCCTTCACGGAGCAGCAGCGGGGCTCCCGGTCAGGCACGGGGGTCGGCTGTGCCTCGGGGGTCCCGGCCCGGTACTGGGACTCTGGGGCTGGCCGTGCCTCGGGATTCCCGGCCCGTCACCGGGACTACCGGATCAGCCAGGGGCTCGCCGTGCCTCGATGCTCCCAGCCCAGTACCGGGAGTCTCCGTGCCTCGGGGCTCCCGGCCCGGTACCGTGTCTCTCAGCCCGGCCGGGGGCTGGCGGTGCGCGGGGCCCCCGCTCCGGCACCGGGGCTGGCCATGCCGCTGGGCTCCTAGAGCGGTATCGGGGCTAGCCCGGCGTCGGGCTCCCGCAGCAGCGCCGGGGCTCCCGGTCTGGCACCGGGTCTTGCTGTGAGCCCGGGGCCCCCGGCCCGGTACCGGGACTCCCGTATCGGCACCGGGGCTCGCCGTGCCTCGGGGCCCCCGGCCCGGTACCGGGACTCCCGGCTCGGCACCGGGACTCGCCGTGCCTCGGGGCTCCCGGCCCGGTACCGGCACTCTTGGCTCGGCACCGGGACTCGCCGTGCCTCGGAGCTCCCGGTCCGGTACCGGGACTCCCGGATCGGCACCGGGACTCGCCGTGCCTCGGGGCTCCCGGCCCGGTACCGGGACTCCCGGCTCGGCACCGGGACTCGCCGTGCCTCGGGGCTCCCGGCCCGGTACCGGGACTCCCGGATCGGCACCGGGACTCGCCGTGCCTCGGGGCTCCCGGCCCGGTACCGGGACTCCCGGCTCGGCACCGGGACTGACTCGCCGTGCCTCGGGGCTCCCGGCCCGGTATCGGGACTCTTGGCTCGGCACCGGGACTCGCCGTGCCTCGGGGCTCCCGGCCCGGTACCGGGACTCCCGGATCGGCACCGGGACTCGCCGTGCCTCGGGGCTCCCGGCCCGGTACCGGGACTCCCGGCTCGGCACCGGGACTGACTCGCCGTGCCTCGGGGCTCCCGGCCCGGTACCGGGACTCCCGGATCGGCACCGGGACTCGCCGTGCCTCGGGGCTCCCGGCCCGGTCCCGGGACTCCCGGCTCGGCACCGGGACTCGCCGTGCCTCGGGGCTCCCGGCCCGGTACCGGGACTCCCGGATCGGTACCGGGACTCGCCGTGCCTCGGGGCTCCCGGCCCGGTACCGGGACTCTTGGCTCGGCACCGGGACTCGCCGTGCCTCGGGGCTCCCGGCCCGGTCCCGGGACTCCCGGCTCGGCACCGGGACTCGCCGTGCCTCGGGGCTCCCGGCCCGGTACCGGGACTCCCGGATCGGTACCGGGACTCGCCGTGCCTCGGGGCTCCCGGCCCGGTACCGGGACTCTTGGCTCGGCACCGGGACTCGCCGTGCCTCGGGGCCCCCGGCCCGGTACGGGGTCTCTCAGCCCGGCCGGGGGCTGGCGGCGCGCGgggcccccgccccggccccggtgcTAGCCTGCCGTCGGGTCTCCCGCAGCAGCGCCCGGCCACCGGCTCCGGAGCCCTTCGTggcgggggggtgtgggggggccggggcggcggggcgggctcgggggcggcgggcggggcggggggggggggtgtgggggtggcAGCGCGGAGGGCGGTGCCggcgggcggtggcggcggcgcagtcgggcggcggcggcgggatgAACGGGACGGGCCGGGGGCTGTGCGAGCGCAGCGCGGCGCTGCCGGGCGGGGCCCGCCCGCTGGTCAGCGCCCTCATGTTCTCCGCCGGGCTCCTGGGCAACCTCctggccctggggctgctgctgcgctgccgccgcggcccccgcgcccgcccgccctccctcTTCCACGTCCTGGTGCTGGCGCTGGTGGTCACCGACCTGCTGGGCACCTGCTCCGTCAGCCCCTTCGTCCTGGCCTCCTACCACCGCAACCGCACCCTGACCGCCCTGGCCCAAGGAGGACACATCTGCCTCTACTTCGGCTTCGCCATGAGCTTCTTCGGCCTCGCCACCATGCTCATCCTCTTCGCCATGGCGCTGGAGCGATGCCTGGCCCTGGGGCAGCCTTACTTCTACGAGCGCTTTCTCAGCCCCCGCACGGGCTTGGTTGCCCTGCCCGCCATCTACACCTTCTCCGCGGCCTTCTGCTCCTTGCCGCTGGTGGGCTTCGGGCGGTACGTGCAGTATTGCCCCGGCACCTGGTGCTTCATCCAGATGCACCTGGACTACCTCCAGCACAACGGCGGCAGGGAGGTGTCCGGCTTGGACGTCACCTTCTCGCTTCTCTACGCcaccctgctcctcttcctcatcctctccGTGCTGCTCTGCAACCTCAGCGTCATTGCCAACCTGGCCCGCATGCACCGCCGCGGGCAGAAGACCCGCCGGCTGGCCACGCTCGAGCAGCCCCGGGCGGCCGGCGGCTGCGGCCGGCGCATGTTCTCCATGGCTGAGGAGATTGACCATCTCCTTCTTCTCTCCATCATGACCATCACCTTCGTCATCTGCTCCCTGCCGTTCACGGTGAGTGCGACCGCCTCTCCCCTGGGGTGGGGTCCCTCTCCCTGGCACCCctgtttctctccctccctttatAAGGTTCCCTCCACTCCACTGCCCAAACCTCCAGGGCTGAGGTCAAAGCTCAGCTCCTCCTGAAGCTCAGGAGACCCCAGGTCTGCCACGAACTCCAGGCAATTTGCACATCCCGTGGGGAACCGGGAGAATTACCCCCTGTGCCAGCAGGAGGATGGGATGGCAGAAGGATGGGGTGGCAGGAGGACAGGGTGGCAGGGGGACGGGGTGGCAGGAGGATGgggtggcaggagcagaggtgggGTCCCATCCCGCAGAGGCTCTGAGGCCAGGCAGCGTGGCCCAGGCAGGGTCTGGGGTAGGGGTCCTCTGGACCACACTTCCCAGGAGCCGGGCACTCATGGTGGAGGTGTGAGGGGTGGCAGAGCAAGAAATTAGACCTCCAAAAATGGGGATGAAGGAGATGCCACTGGGCTGGAGATAGCAGGTGTATGTGCTGGGTGGGCAGAGTTATCCCAGATTTCTGTGGCAAGAGGGAAAGATGGAGCTGGAGATGCGGGCaggcagcacccacctcaccattAGACAGAGGTCTCCACTCCTCCGCAACACCACCGGCGTGCGGGCACAGAGATGGGTGATTGCTGGGAACAGAGATCCGACACATGGGCCACAGCATCCCTCATCCCAAGAGTTGTGCCCGCATCCCGTGCCCCCTCCGTGCGCGAGGCTTGCAGCAGAAATACGGGGTCAAAACACCGCAGCGAAGTGAGGGAGGGGAGACAGCAAGTCCCCTGACTCTGCTCCAGGCTCTCCCCACCAAAGGGCCGCTTTACATCCATCCAAGCTGTTTTACACCAGCAGCATCGCGGACTCCGGGGCACCTCGAGCCACTCGTGTCCCCTGCCCGTGTGTGCGAGCCCGCCATCGCGGGAGGTCATTTTGTTCCCATTAGAAGCGAGCCCACCAAGGTTGGGAGTGCAGCCAGTGCTAATTTTGTGCTCATGGAGTTAAATAGACACTACCTTCCCTTCgtgctctgtttcttttcccaagggaaaagaaaataaccacaGGCTGTAGCCGAGCCAGGCTGCCTGGGTTTTAAGgcagagaaaagacaaagcagtAACATCCGGGTGCTCGTGAGCATCCCGGGAGCCAGGCTCAACATCCTGGGAGACGCTTCAGCTCCCGTCAATGGGCCCATGCATGATGGGCGGCTCTCCCCGTCTCCGGAAAAAAGCCCGGGTTTGGGTGCCGTGGTCATTAAGAAGCGGGACCCCTTGGTGGGGACACGTGGGCTGGGCCCTGCGGGTCTGCTGGGGGCAGACGGGATGGGAAAGTGCCGCTGATGGGGATCCCGTGGGCCCTGTGGTAGCAGACACAGTCTTATCCAGAAGCACAGCCGGCTTTTCTGTTCCCATCGCCCGGCTCCCATGTGGGGTTGTGTTTGGGCTGCGTTTTGGCAGTGTCTCAAACCGAGCTGCCGAACACTGCCGGTGCCTGCTTGGTGTGACACTTTCTCTtctggctggggctgcccacAGCAGCCACCCTCCGAGGAGCAGCCCAGCCACACGAACCCAGAGAGTATCAGGCCATAGCACCACAGAATCCTTCCCAAAAAAGCCCTGAGCCCTTCCCAAAAAGCCCAAGCATTTGGAAGTGCTGCGCTCTCGGCAGCCCCGGGTACCGTCTGCACCGTGGTTACCTCGTGCCCCGGGATGCACCAGCCCTGGGTGGTACCCAACAGATCCCAGCTGGAGGAGGGATGCTCACATCTCCCACGCCCCCAGCTCCTGTCCCCATCCGAGcatcccctctcccccaaaacGAGGGGGTGGCGATTCGACCCGTATGAGTAAGGAGTGCTGAGTCACCCTTCCAGGAAGCCCCGTAAGCTGCTATGAGTCGGCATGTTGCAGGAAGGACGGGAGCGGTCCAGCACCCCGCATCCTCTCCATCTTGCACTTTTATTTGTTGCGTGTGGTTTTCAAGGTAAGACGCACCGCTTCCTTAAGCAGCGGCTGGCTTAATTGCCTTAGGGCTAAACGAAGCCTCGCTGCCTGTTGAGAGCAGGGCATGGGGCTGGCTATCGTTAGCAAGAAGTTCATTTAAACCGGTGGAGGCAGAAAGTGTGCTGTGATAGCCCAAATCTCCCCAAGATTCGGGGGCCGGCTCCTGGAAGCCCAGACCTGACATTATTT
The Gavia stellata isolate bGavSte3 chromosome 7, bGavSte3.hap2, whole genome shotgun sequence genome window above contains:
- the PTGER2 gene encoding prostaglandin E2 receptor EP2 subtype yields the protein MNGTGRGLCERSAALPGGARPLVSALMFSAGLLGNLLALGLLLRCRRGPRARPPSLFHVLVLALVVTDLLGTCSVSPFVLASYHRNRTLTALAQGGHICLYFGFAMSFFGLATMLILFAMALERCLALGQPYFYERFLSPRTGLVALPAIYTFSAAFCSLPLVGFGRYVQYCPGTWCFIQMHLDYLQHNGGREVSGLDVTFSLLYATLLLFLILSVLLCNLSVIANLARMHRRGQKTRRLATLEQPRAAGGCGRRMFSMAEEIDHLLLLSIMTITFVICSLPFTIRAYVNKFSKEEDNHDWDLLALRFLSINSIVDPWVFAILRPPVLRFMRSVLCCQVSPTSQDRRTPSPAKTKLAAQLDPCGQ